One Lacunisphaera limnophila DNA window includes the following coding sequences:
- a CDS encoding glycosyltransferase family 4 protein, translated as MSFRLRPKFTGLFHDESVTDSFWIRETGRLSLPSLAGIDRLTVVGEVLPARAESAAQGPLGLNISLDGQLASAHPVLPEGLFRLTVPLRADHPATGHELTLHLCGVGGGNFLAWLARLTGLGFLQPWRRQPRNRRLRIQRIEAGDEVLFDFANRTAPWNGAFARRFLRVGLNIAGFFRADLGVGESVRCMARAADAAGLPAALVNLKLNCINPQTDATFADRLQEANPYPVNVFHLDAPVSGDIDHHHGAGFRKGKYNIAYWAWELPEFPDAWVHHANHFDEIWTPSRFTTEAIAQKVPLPVLTMPHAIGFARPQGDFRRKYGLPEDKFLFLFLYDLNSYSERKNPAAVLEAFRRSGLAGRGAALVIKVHNVPTNPADFARLREAVAALPGTTLITQTLARAEVYELESACDCFVSLHRAEGFGLALAECMHLGKPVIATDWSGTTDFIRPDNACPVRCVPVTLDRTHGPYTKGQTWAEPDIDHAAWWMQQLHTDPALVRRTGLAARTSIETTLAPAVIGARYRRRLEVIAGW; from the coding sequence ATGTCTTTCCGCCTTCGTCCCAAGTTCACCGGCCTGTTCCACGATGAATCCGTGACGGATTCCTTCTGGATCCGCGAAACGGGCCGGCTTTCCCTGCCCTCCCTGGCTGGCATTGACCGCCTGACCGTGGTCGGCGAAGTGCTGCCCGCCCGCGCCGAATCGGCCGCGCAAGGCCCGCTCGGGCTGAACATCAGCCTCGACGGCCAGCTGGCCTCCGCCCACCCGGTGCTGCCCGAGGGCCTCTTCCGTCTCACCGTCCCGCTCCGGGCCGACCATCCGGCCACCGGCCACGAACTCACGCTTCACCTCTGCGGGGTCGGGGGCGGCAACTTTCTGGCCTGGCTCGCCCGCCTCACCGGCCTGGGCTTTCTCCAACCTTGGCGCCGGCAACCCCGCAACCGCCGCCTGCGCATTCAGCGCATCGAAGCCGGTGATGAGGTCCTCTTCGACTTCGCCAACCGGACCGCCCCGTGGAACGGCGCCTTTGCCCGCCGCTTCCTCCGCGTGGGGCTCAACATCGCCGGCTTTTTCCGTGCCGACCTCGGCGTGGGCGAGTCCGTCCGCTGCATGGCCCGCGCCGCCGACGCCGCCGGCCTCCCCGCCGCCCTCGTCAACCTGAAGCTCAACTGCATCAACCCGCAGACCGATGCCACCTTCGCCGACCGCCTGCAGGAGGCGAATCCGTACCCGGTGAACGTCTTCCACCTCGACGCGCCGGTCTCGGGCGACATCGACCATCACCACGGCGCCGGTTTCCGAAAGGGCAAATACAACATCGCCTACTGGGCCTGGGAACTGCCGGAATTTCCCGACGCCTGGGTGCACCATGCGAACCACTTCGACGAGATCTGGACCCCCTCGCGCTTCACCACCGAGGCCATCGCCCAGAAGGTCCCGCTGCCCGTGCTCACGATGCCGCACGCCATCGGCTTCGCGCGGCCGCAGGGCGACTTCCGCCGGAAATACGGCCTGCCCGAGGACAAGTTCCTCTTCCTCTTCCTCTACGACCTCAACTCCTACTCCGAGCGCAAGAATCCCGCCGCCGTCCTCGAGGCCTTCCGCCGCTCCGGCCTTGCCGGCCGTGGCGCCGCGCTCGTCATCAAGGTCCACAACGTCCCGACCAACCCCGCCGACTTCGCCCGCCTGCGCGAGGCGGTGGCCGCCCTGCCCGGTACCACGCTCATCACGCAGACCCTCGCCCGCGCCGAGGTCTACGAGCTCGAGTCCGCCTGCGATTGCTTCGTCTCCCTGCACCGCGCCGAGGGCTTCGGCCTCGCCCTCGCCGAGTGCATGCACCTCGGCAAGCCGGTGATCGCCACCGACTGGTCGGGTACCACCGATTTCATCCGCCCGGACAACGCCTGCCCGGTCCGCTGCGTCCCGGTCACGCTCGACCGCACCCACGGCCCCTACACCAAGGGCCAGACCTGGGCCGAGCCCGACATCGACCATGCCGCCTGGTGGATGCAACAGCTCCACACCGACCCGGCCCTCGTCCGCCGCACCGGCCTCGCCGCCCGCACCAGCATCGAGACCACCCTGGCCCCCGCCGTGATCGGTGCCCGCTACCGCCGCCGCCTGGAGGTCATCGCCGGATGGTAA
- a CDS encoding glycosyltransferase has product MNRAPLLFDASHTSHTSAQTGIQRVCRTFFVELAATRPVAPVCYDPHLIGWRPLGPGEQAVLTDRSGGTGKSRGAKWTLAQKISGATRRWIGARPALPAAAGLICPELFSAKVGAHLPELLAAVPGPRVAIFYDAIPLKFPELTPPGTVARFPAYLRELLLFDGVAAISEDSATALRDYWRWLGVTQLPPVHALPLAIDRAHTDPTSVPTPAGARPTLLCVCTIEGRKNHLALLEACATLWDEGLDFELHLVGMARPDTAAAALTRITELQAAGRPLRFNGSVPEAALHDAYRGCAFTVYPSLIEGFGMPVLESLQHGKPCVCSGRGALGESAHGGGCVPLDTVDAPALTSAIRRLLQQPAELARLAAAARARHLRTWPEYAADFTAWMATLPRRP; this is encoded by the coding sequence ATGAACCGCGCTCCCTTGCTCTTTGATGCCTCCCACACGAGCCACACCTCGGCGCAGACCGGCATCCAGCGGGTGTGCCGGACCTTCTTCGTCGAACTCGCCGCCACTCGCCCGGTCGCCCCGGTCTGCTACGACCCACACCTGATCGGCTGGCGCCCCCTCGGCCCCGGTGAGCAGGCCGTGCTCACGGACCGCTCCGGTGGCACCGGAAAATCCCGCGGCGCCAAGTGGACCCTGGCCCAGAAAATCTCCGGGGCCACGCGCCGGTGGATCGGCGCCCGCCCCGCCCTGCCGGCCGCGGCCGGACTCATCTGTCCGGAGCTCTTCTCCGCCAAGGTCGGCGCCCACCTGCCCGAACTGCTGGCCGCCGTGCCCGGTCCGCGCGTCGCCATCTTCTACGACGCCATCCCCCTCAAGTTTCCCGAACTCACCCCGCCCGGCACCGTCGCCCGCTTCCCGGCCTACCTGCGCGAGCTGTTGCTCTTCGATGGCGTGGCCGCGATCTCCGAGGACTCCGCCACCGCGCTGCGCGACTACTGGCGCTGGCTCGGGGTGACCCAGCTGCCGCCGGTTCACGCCCTCCCGCTGGCCATCGATCGCGCCCACACCGACCCCACCTCCGTCCCCACCCCCGCCGGCGCGCGCCCCACCCTCCTTTGCGTCTGCACCATCGAGGGCCGCAAAAACCACCTGGCCCTGCTCGAGGCGTGCGCGACCCTCTGGGACGAGGGCCTCGATTTTGAACTGCACCTCGTCGGCATGGCGCGCCCCGACACCGCGGCCGCCGCCCTCACCCGCATCACCGAGCTGCAAGCGGCCGGCCGGCCCCTCCGTTTCAATGGCTCCGTCCCGGAGGCCGCGCTGCACGACGCCTACCGCGGCTGCGCCTTCACCGTCTATCCGTCCTTGATCGAGGGTTTCGGCATGCCCGTGCTCGAGAGCCTGCAACACGGCAAACCCTGCGTGTGCTCCGGCCGCGGCGCCCTCGGCGAGTCCGCGCACGGCGGCGGCTGCGTGCCACTCGACACGGTGGACGCCCCGGCTCTCACCTCCGCCATCCGGCGCCTCCTCCAACAACCGGCCGAACTGGCACGTCTGGCCGCCGCCGCCCGCGCCCGGCACCTCCGGACCTGGCCGGAATATGCCGCGGATTTCACCGCCTGGATGGCGACGCTGCCCCGCCGGCCCTGA